In one Winogradskyella sp. MH6 genomic region, the following are encoded:
- a CDS encoding T9SS type A sorting domain-containing protein, translated as MIKFILLAAFVCFSWQSNAQCTGNEYGFGTVATDGTVTTMDGSFGSCHFAGEFALVTITADGEYEFASTVTTDFLTLRDNTNTVVAFGTTPVTATLSAGTYNLVVNLSDACDTASTCRDLSGQLLLDQNADLDGDGYTIAQGDCNDNNSAINPGAIEILDNNVDENCDGVVEYNDISNDDCSNATAIACGDTVMGSTANATDSGNNAAPDVYYSLSGTSAGEEITASLCGSSFDTLIRVFDACGGTQLFSNDDSCSLQSEVTFTSDGSTTYIIMVEGFSSNSGDYTLAVTCVPPPDCTPPTIDSATVVDSCNGDGTGTFNVEVVVSDAGDTGTVISDGTNTYPVVAGTVVAGPYNSGDNVTLTIDATDDACDASLGDFTFTCPLPAPDNDDCSGAHPLDCGVTVTGSTEGATASGLDAECNGFTSSSALDLFYTFEADGTSSYTLSLDDASGGFSFDGVMFVYSGPCVDLTSIACSDSGSPEEITLDAPSAGTYVVRIFDYSGTAAFILDLTCVAAPECVSPTIDDISVVDSCNGDGTGTFNVEVVVSDAGDAGTIISDGTNTYPVVAGTVVAGPYNSGDTVALSLDAIDDACDASLGDFTFTCPIPAPDNDDCANAAAIACGDTVMGSTANATDSGNNSAPDVYYSLAGTAAGEEITASLCGSSFDTYIRVFDACGGTELYGNDDSCSLQSEVTFTSDGSTTYIIMVEGFSSTSGDYTLAVTCVPPPECVSPTIDDISVVDSCNGDGTGTFNVEVVVSDAGDAGTVISDGTNTYPVVAGTVVAGPYNSGDTVALSLDATDDACDASLGDFTFTCPIPAPDNDDCANATAIACGDTVMGSTANATDSGNNSAPDVYYSLAGTAAGEEITASLCGSSFDTLIRVFDACEGTQLFSNDDSCGLQSEVTFTSDGSTTYIIMVEGFSSNSGDYTLAVTCVPPPECVSPTIDDISVVDSCNGDSTGTFNVEVVVSDTGSAGTVISDGTNTYPVVAGTIVVGPYNSGDTVALSLDATDDACDASLGDFTFTCPPSNMDCATATMISCGETINTTSEGSTGNQEGSGCSMGVNGIWFTFTGTGGDMTVSVDASFDHEVAISTGVCGDLTNINCDDQSVGTETHTFESVLDATYYVYVAHYSSSSTTTGTIDITLECAEIIECIEPSALTLDSVTSTEAVVSWTNDPSATLGVQYEFGASGFTPGTGSFIAAGGGIGSAATSAETLSPGTDYDFYVRSNCDTNEYSVWAGPLSFTTPLPAPDNDDCTGALPLECGVTITGSTEGATASGLDAECSGFTSSDAYDLFYTFVADGTSSYTLSLDDASGGFAFDGVMFVYSGPCEDMTSMACSDSGSPEEITLDAPSAGTYTVRIFDYFGTAAFTLDLTCVAAPECVSPTIDDISVVDSCNGDGTGTFNVEVVVSDAGDAGTVISDGTNTYPVVAGTVVAGPYNSGDSVTLTVDATDDACDSSLGDFTFTCPIPGPDNDDCANATAIACGDTVMGSTANATDSGNNSAPDVYYSLAGTAAGEEITASLCGSSFDTYIRVFEACGGTQLYGNDDSCGLQSEVTFTSDGSTTYIIMVEGFGSSSGDYTLAITCVAPPECAPPTDLVPTAQTPTVTTFTWAQGGSETSWEFALSQPDATEPEPATVVTEPTANVGHAPGQTLLVWVRAICGDGIFSEWVTIEYTSPLEAPDNDLCADATPIACGDTISGTTTDATFDDVGTCGTSNTASGVWYSFTGIEGEATISTCGTANFDTKLSVFTGVCGDLTCIDGNDDGAGCSGFTSELTIPTTAGVEYYILVHGFSSSTGDFDLTLTCQSLDPCDAEELPQLTWTGTMDTDWENTGNWDNNEAPSLLVFADVTIPMSAPNYPMLTVGQNLYIAECSTVTVESGASLSVGANVEVTNDGIVSNDGTVTFESDATGSAYIGSGVGMFMGDFTVERYIPAKRAYRQLGSPVTTSTPISDNWQQDTHITGPAGNTDGFDVTLTGNPSAYIFDNVGYEYVELANTNATNLIPGTMYHILIRGDRNTDLGDNNATPSETTLHATGELTAENVGSQMMAVNVPEQRFIAVGNPFQSQIDMNTVLTTGSTNINPNFYWVWDPTLGTRGAYTAIMAATGTASTVGSDANQFLQAGQAGWVYTAGAGQSSVIFDQSSKNNSGFETSTFTDNGGNTSLSQLRLSLYESSAFANNDTARDGVLILFGANGNNGIDANDALSITNLDENFAISNDSELLSIENRAMPQETEEIQLEINTYRSTNYTIVAEGISIEGATPYLYDNHTGTYTEIPQTGTVNYSYTVDASISSSIAGGRFTIVFFQTTLSTGSFDIDSIKLYPNPTNIGKFYINVPLGMDDLEVTIYDVLGTKLYNEKGFNAGSRITVEAGSKFSMGTYFVELSSKGRTTTKKLIIN; from the coding sequence TTGATCAAATTTATTCTATTAGCTGCCTTTGTCTGTTTTAGTTGGCAAAGTAATGCGCAATGTACTGGTAATGAATACGGTTTTGGCACCGTTGCCACAGATGGTACAGTTACCACGATGGATGGGAGTTTCGGCTCTTGTCACTTTGCAGGTGAGTTTGCACTTGTAACAATAACAGCAGATGGTGAATATGAGTTTGCCAGTACCGTTACTACAGATTTTCTGACCTTAAGAGACAATACTAATACAGTTGTTGCATTTGGAACGACCCCTGTTACGGCCACCCTCTCGGCAGGTACTTACAATTTAGTTGTTAACTTAAGTGATGCTTGTGATACAGCAAGTACTTGTAGAGATCTTTCTGGTCAATTGCTTTTAGATCAAAACGCTGATCTTGACGGTGATGGTTATACCATAGCTCAAGGTGATTGCAACGATAATAATTCGGCTATTAACCCAGGAGCTATTGAAATACTTGATAACAATGTAGATGAAAATTGTGATGGTGTTGTTGAATATAATGATATTTCAAACGATGATTGTTCCAATGCAACAGCGATAGCATGTGGGGATACTGTCATGGGCTCAACGGCCAATGCGACCGATTCAGGAAACAACGCTGCACCAGATGTGTACTACTCACTTTCGGGTACGTCAGCAGGAGAAGAGATCACTGCGAGCTTGTGCGGATCTTCTTTTGATACATTGATAAGAGTTTTTGATGCTTGTGGGGGAACTCAGCTGTTCTCTAATGATGATTCATGTAGTTTACAGTCAGAAGTTACGTTTACATCAGATGGTTCAACCACATATATCATAATGGTAGAGGGCTTTAGTTCTAATTCTGGGGACTATACGTTAGCTGTAACTTGCGTGCCACCACCAGATTGTACACCACCAACGATAGATAGCGCAACGGTAGTTGATAGCTGTAATGGTGATGGAACAGGAACCTTCAACGTAGAGGTTGTTGTATCGGATGCAGGAGATACAGGAACAGTAATCAGCGATGGTACGAATACATATCCAGTAGTTGCAGGAACTGTTGTTGCGGGACCATACAACAGTGGGGATAATGTAACATTGACTATAGACGCAACTGATGACGCCTGTGATGCAAGTCTAGGGGACTTCACGTTCACTTGTCCGTTACCGGCACCAGATAACGATGACTGTTCAGGAGCACATCCGTTGGATTGCGGTGTTACCGTAACGGGCAGTACAGAAGGGGCAACGGCATCAGGTTTGGATGCTGAGTGTAATGGATTTACGTCTTCAAGTGCATTAGATTTATTCTATACCTTTGAGGCCGATGGTACAAGCAGCTATACGCTAAGTTTGGACGATGCTTCTGGAGGATTTTCTTTTGATGGCGTAATGTTTGTATATTCAGGACCATGTGTTGATCTTACTAGCATAGCATGTAGCGATAGTGGCAGTCCAGAGGAAATCACCTTGGACGCACCATCAGCAGGAACATATGTGGTAAGAATATTTGACTATTCAGGAACAGCGGCGTTCATTTTGGATCTGACTTGTGTGGCAGCACCAGAGTGTGTGTCACCAACTATAGATGATATCTCAGTGGTAGATAGCTGTAATGGTGATGGTACAGGAACCTTTAATGTAGAGGTTGTAGTATCTGACGCAGGAGATGCAGGAACAATAATCAGTGACGGTACAAATACATATCCAGTAGTTGCAGGAACTGTAGTAGCAGGACCATACAACAGTGGAGATACTGTAGCATTGTCTTTAGATGCTATTGATGATGCTTGTGATGCAAGCTTAGGAGACTTTACGTTTACTTGTCCAATACCAGCACCAGATAATGATGACTGTGCCAATGCCGCAGCCATAGCATGTGGTGATACAGTAATGGGCTCAACAGCCAATGCTACAGATTCAGGTAATAACTCAGCACCAGATGTGTACTACTCTTTAGCAGGAACAGCAGCAGGTGAGGAAATCACAGCAAGTTTATGTGGATCGTCTTTTGATACATATATCAGAGTTTTTGATGCCTGTGGGGGTACAGAATTATATGGAAATGATGATTCTTGTAGTTTACAATCTGAAGTAACGTTTACATCAGATGGATCTACAACATATATCATTATGGTAGAAGGCTTTAGTTCTACCTCAGGAGACTATACATTAGCGGTTACTTGTGTGCCACCACCAGAGTGTGTGTCGCCAACTATAGATGATATTTCTGTAGTAGATAGCTGTAATGGTGACGGTACAGGAACCTTTAATGTAGAGGTTGTAGTATCTGACGCAGGAGATGCAGGAACAGTAATCAGTGATGGCACAAATACATATCCAGTAGTTGCAGGAACTGTAGTTGCAGGACCATACAACAGTGGAGATACTGTAGCATTGTCTTTAGATGCTACGGATGATGCTTGTGATGCAAGTTTAGGAGACTTTACGTTTACTTGTCCAATACCAGCGCCAGATAATGATGACTGTGCAAATGCAACAGCGATAGCATGTGGTGATACAGTAATGGGCTCAACAGCCAATGCTACTGATTCAGGAAACAATTCTGCACCAGATGTATACTACTCTTTAGCAGGTACAGCAGCAGGTGAGGAAATCACAGCTAGCTTATGTGGATCATCTTTTGATACGTTGATACGAGTTTTTGATGCTTGTGAAGGCACGCAGTTGTTCTCTAATGACGATTCATGTGGTTTACAATCAGAAGTAACCTTTACATCAGATGGTTCAACCACATATATCATAATGGTAGAAGGTTTTAGTTCTAACTCAGGAGACTATACATTAGCAGTTACTTGTGTGCCACCACCAGAGTGTGTGTCGCCAACTATAGATGATATTTCTGTAGTAGATAGCTGTAATGGTGATAGTACAGGAACCTTCAATGTAGAGGTTGTAGTATCTGATACAGGTTCTGCAGGAACAGTAATTAGTGATGGCACAAATACATATCCAGTAGTTGCAGGAACTATAGTAGTAGGACCATACAACAGTGGAGATACTGTAGCATTGTCTTTAGATGCTACTGATGATGCTTGTGATGCAAGTTTAGGTGACTTTACATTTACTTGCCCACCATCAAATATGGATTGTGCAACAGCCACTATGATATCATGTGGTGAGACTATAAATACTACTTCGGAAGGTTCAACAGGAAATCAGGAAGGTAGTGGTTGTTCAATGGGAGTCAATGGTATTTGGTTCACATTTACAGGAACAGGTGGAGACATGACTGTGTCTGTAGATGCAAGTTTTGATCATGAGGTTGCTATATCTACAGGAGTATGTGGTGATTTAACCAATATCAACTGTGATGATCAATCAGTAGGGACAGAAACCCATACTTTTGAGTCTGTTCTAGATGCAACATATTATGTATATGTAGCTCATTATTCTAGCTCTAGTACAACTACAGGAACTATAGATATTACTTTAGAATGTGCAGAAATAATAGAGTGTATTGAGCCAAGTGCACTTACTTTAGATTCAGTAACTAGTACTGAAGCCGTTGTATCTTGGACAAATGATCCAAGTGCAACATTGGGTGTACAATATGAGTTTGGTGCTTCTGGTTTTACTCCAGGCACAGGTAGCTTTATTGCTGCTGGTGGAGGCATAGGTTCTGCTGCGACTTCTGCAGAGACATTAAGCCCAGGAACTGATTATGATTTTTATGTGCGATCTAATTGTGATACTAATGAATATAGTGTATGGGCTGGTCCTCTGTCTTTTACTACACCATTACCAGCACCAGATAACGATGATTGTACAGGAGCACTTCCTTTAGAATGTGGTGTAACAATTACAGGTAGTACAGAAGGGGCAACAGCATCAGGATTAGATGCAGAGTGTAGCGGATTTACATCTTCAGATGCATACGACTTATTCTATACTTTTGTTGCAGATGGTACAAGCAGCTATACGTTAAGTTTAGACGATGCCTCAGGAGGTTTTGCTTTTGATGGAGTAATGTTCGTTTATTCAGGACCATGCGAAGATATGACTAGTATGGCATGTAGCGATAGTGGTAGTCCAGAGGAAATTACTTTGGATGCACCATCAGCAGGAACATATACTGTAAGAATATTTGATTATTTCGGAACCGCAGCGTTCACGTTAGATCTGACTTGTGTGGCGGCACCAGAGTGTGTGTCACCAACTATAGATGATATCTCAGTAGTAGATAGCTGTAATGGTGATGGTACAGGAACCTTTAATGTAGAGGTTGTAGTATCTGACGCAGGAGATGCAGGAACAGTAATCAGTGATGGTACAAATACATACCCAGTAGTTGCAGGAACTGTAGTGGCAGGACCATACAACAGTGGCGATAGTGTAACATTAACAGTAGATGCTACTGATGATGCTTGTGACTCAAGCTTAGGAGACTTTACGTTTACTTGTCCAATACCAGGACCAGATAATGATGACTGTGCAAATGCAACAGCGATAGCATGTGGAGATACAGTAATGGGCTCAACAGCCAATGCTACTGATTCAGGTAACAACTCAGCACCAGATGTGTACTACTCTTTAGCAGGAACAGCAGCAGGAGAGGAAATCACAGCAAGTTTATGTGGATCGTCTTTTGATACATATATCAGAGTTTTTGAAGCTTGTGGAGGTACACAATTATATGGAAATGATGATTCTTGTGGTTTACAATCTGAAGTAACCTTTACATCAGATGGATCTACAACATATATCATAATGGTAGAAGGTTTTGGTTCTAGCTCAGGAGACTACACATTAGCGATTACTTGTGTAGCACCACCAGAGTGTGCACCACCAACAGATTTAGTTCCTACAGCTCAAACACCAACAGTAACCACATTTACTTGGGCTCAAGGAGGTAGTGAAACGTCTTGGGAATTTGCATTATCTCAACCAGATGCTACAGAGCCAGAGCCAGCAACTGTTGTAACGGAGCCAACTGCTAATGTTGGTCATGCTCCAGGACAGACGCTCCTTGTTTGGGTTCGTGCAATTTGTGGTGATGGTATTTTTAGCGAGTGGGTAACAATAGAATATACTTCTCCTTTAGAAGCGCCAGATAATGATTTATGTGCAGATGCTACACCAATAGCATGTGGTGATACTATAAGTGGAACTACAACTGATGCTACTTTTGATGATGTTGGTACTTGTGGAACCTCAAATACAGCTAGTGGTGTTTGGTATAGCTTTACAGGTATTGAAGGTGAAGCTACAATAAGTACATGTGGTACGGCAAACTTTGATACAAAGTTAAGTGTGTTTACCGGTGTCTGTGGTGATTTAACTTGTATTGATGGAAATGATGATGGTGCTGGATGTAGTGGTTTTACTTCAGAACTTACAATTCCTACTACAGCTGGAGTAGAATATTATATTTTAGTTCATGGATTTAGTAGCTCTACAGGAGATTTTGATTTAACACTTACATGTCAATCTTTAGATCCATGTGACGCTGAAGAGCTGCCACAATTAACGTGGACTGGTACAATGGATACTGATTGGGAAAATACAGGTAACTGGGATAACAATGAAGCACCTAGCTTATTGGTATTTGCAGATGTAACTATTCCTATGAGTGCACCAAATTACCCAATGTTAACAGTTGGACAGAACCTTTACATTGCAGAATGTTCTACAGTAACTGTAGAGAGTGGAGCTTCTTTAAGTGTTGGTGCAAATGTAGAGGTTACAAATGATGGTATTGTTTCTAATGACGGTACTGTAACTTTTGAATCTGATGCTACAGGTTCTGCTTACATTGGTTCAGGTGTGGGTATGTTTATGGGTGATTTCACCGTAGAACGTTACATCCCAGCTAAAAGAGCATATCGCCAATTAGGTTCGCCTGTTACAACAAGTACGCCAATATCTGATAACTGGCAACAGGATACCCATATTACTGGTCCTGCAGGTAATACAGACGGATTTGATGTAACTTTAACAGGAAACCCTTCGGCTTATATCTTTGATAACGTTGGATATGAGTATGTAGAGTTGGCTAATACCAATGCTACTAACTTAATACCTGGAACTATGTATCATATCTTGATAAGAGGTGACAGAAACACAGATTTAGGGGATAACAATGCTACACCATCAGAAACTACATTACATGCTACAGGTGAGTTAACTGCAGAAAATGTAGGGTCTCAAATGATGGCAGTGAATGTGCCTGAACAACGATTCATTGCTGTTGGTAATCCATTCCAGTCACAGATTGATATGAATACTGTATTAACTACAGGTTCAACAAATATCAATCCTAATTTCTACTGGGTTTGGGATCCGACATTAGGTACAAGAGGTGCTTATACAGCTATTATGGCTGCAACAGGAACTGCTTCAACAGTTGGTTCTGATGCTAATCAATTCTTACAAGCTGGACAAGCTGGTTGGGTTTATACAGCTGGTGCAGGACAGTCGTCTGTAATCTTTGATCAGTCTAGTAAGAACAATTCTGGTTTTGAAACTTCGACGTTTACCGATAATGGTGGAAATACAAGTCTAAGTCAATTACGATTATCTTTATATGAAAGTAGTGCATTTGCTAATAACGATACAGCTAGAGATGGTGTGTTAATATTGTTTGGCGCTAATGGAAATAATGGTATAGATGCTAACGATGCACTAAGCATTACAAACTTAGATGAGAATTTTGCAATCAGCAATGATAGCGAATTGCTAAGTATTGAAAACAGAGCAATGCCTCAGGAAACAGAAGAAATCCAATTAGAGATTAATACCTATAGAAGTACCAATTATACCATAGTTGCAGAAGGTATCTCAATAGAAGGTGCAACACCTTACTTATATGATAACCATACAGGTACATATACAGAGATTCCTCAGACAGGTACTGTTAACTATAGCTATACTGTTGACGCTAGTATCTCATCTTCAATAGCTGGAGGTCGATTTACAATTGTATTCTTCCAGACGACTTTATCAACTGGTAGTTTTGATATAGACAGTATTAAGCTTTATCCTAATCCAACTAATATAGGTAAGTTCTACATAAACGTTCCATTAGGAATGGATGACTTAGAAGTTACTATCTATGATGTTTTAGGTACTAAGTTATATAATGAAAAAGGGTTTAACGCTGGAAGCAGAATTACAGTAGAAGCTGGTTCAAAATTCAGTATGGGAACCTATTTTGTAGAGTTGAGTTCTAAAGGTAGAACAACAACTAAGAAGTTAATTATTAATTAA
- a CDS encoding PID-CTERM protein-sorting domain-containing protein produces the protein MKNSKKRISRAIGTMAIVCALFMSTDINAQGPPGGATDTQDVPLDGGLVALVIGAAAFGVKKLRDNLK, from the coding sequence ATGAAGAATTCTAAAAAACGAATTTCTAGAGCCATAGGTACAATGGCTATAGTATGCGCGTTGTTTATGTCTACGGACATAAACGCACAAGGACCTCCAGGTGGAGCGACAGATACACAAGATGTTCCTTTAGATGGCGGGCTAGTTGCTTTAGTCATCGGTGCAGCAGCATTTGGTGTTAAAAAATTACGAGATAATTTAAAATAA
- a CDS encoding exosortase/archaeosortase family protein, with amino-acid sequence MLKSKVVDHQLTTHIGNACVEILNNWTSMSGFRAVREAKTSIYEGESTTEIASLIYHNDRKVLYIADLCNGLELLALYIGFIVCMPSSFWRKVRYIIIGVIILDVVNIARCIGLIYLQEYYEYYFDIAHKYIFNVTVYSVTFLLWVIYTRKIHLNNETIQVG; translated from the coding sequence TTGCTGAAATCCAAGGTAGTAGACCATCAATTAACAACGCACATAGGTAATGCATGTGTCGAAATATTAAATAATTGGACTTCTATGTCTGGCTTTAGAGCAGTTAGAGAAGCAAAAACTTCTATCTATGAAGGGGAATCAACAACTGAAATAGCCTCACTTATATACCATAATGATAGAAAGGTTTTGTATATAGCTGACCTTTGCAATGGCCTAGAGTTATTAGCATTATACATTGGTTTTATTGTATGTATGCCTTCTTCGTTTTGGCGAAAAGTTCGCTACATAATTATTGGAGTTATTATACTAGATGTTGTTAATATAGCTAGGTGTATAGGCTTAATTTACTTGCAAGAGTATTACGAGTATTATTTTGATATTGCACATAAATACATATTTAATGTTACCGTTTATTCGGTTACATTTTTATTATGGGTAATTTATACCAGAAAAATTCATTTAAATAATGAAACTATACAAGTCGGATAA
- the pepT gene encoding peptidase T: protein MQYIIDRFISYVTIDTESDPNSDTTPSTEKQWDLANKLVEELKAIGMSDVSIDDNAYIMATLPSNVDHDVPTIGFISHFDTSPDFTGANVKPQIVENYDGKDIVLNAEENIVLSPDYFEDLLLYKGQTLITTDGTTLLGADDKAGITEIVTAMEYLINHPEIKHGEIKVGFTPDEEIGRGAHKFDVEKFGADWAYTMDGSQIGELEYENFNAAGAKIKVKGKIVHPGYAKGKMINSMYYATEFINALPRLETPEHTEGYEGFFHLHKIDGKVEETLLQYIIRDHDKDKFEARKALMEKVVFDLNTKFESEIFEIEIKDQYYNMKEKVEPVKHIVDIAEEAMKSLDIKPLIKPIRGGTDGSQLSYMGLPCPNIFAGGHNFHGRYEYVPVESMQKAVEVICKIAELTATKIS, encoded by the coding sequence ATGCAGTACATTATAGATCGCTTTATAAGCTACGTTACCATAGATACTGAGTCCGACCCTAATTCGGATACTACACCAAGCACAGAAAAGCAATGGGATTTAGCCAATAAATTGGTTGAAGAACTCAAAGCTATTGGTATGAGCGATGTATCCATAGACGATAACGCATACATTATGGCAACCTTGCCGAGTAATGTAGATCATGATGTGCCTACTATTGGATTTATATCACATTTTGATACATCTCCTGATTTTACCGGAGCTAATGTAAAACCACAAATTGTTGAAAATTATGATGGTAAGGATATAGTTTTAAATGCTGAAGAAAACATTGTTTTATCACCAGATTATTTTGAAGACTTATTACTCTACAAGGGTCAAACCTTAATAACTACAGATGGCACGACCCTTTTAGGTGCTGATGACAAGGCTGGTATTACAGAAATTGTAACAGCCATGGAATATCTTATTAACCATCCTGAAATTAAGCATGGTGAGATTAAAGTAGGTTTTACACCAGATGAAGAAATTGGCCGAGGAGCTCATAAGTTTGATGTTGAAAAATTTGGAGCTGATTGGGCTTATACCATGGATGGCAGCCAAATTGGTGAACTAGAGTACGAAAATTTTAATGCTGCTGGTGCAAAAATTAAAGTAAAAGGAAAAATTGTACATCCTGGTTATGCCAAAGGCAAAATGATAAATTCTATGTACTATGCTACAGAATTTATTAATGCTTTACCACGACTTGAAACACCAGAACACACTGAAGGTTACGAAGGTTTTTTCCATTTACATAAAATAGATGGTAAAGTTGAAGAAACGCTACTTCAATATATTATCAGAGATCACGATAAAGACAAGTTTGAAGCACGTAAAGCTCTAATGGAAAAAGTAGTTTTTGATTTGAATACTAAGTTTGAGTCTGAAATTTTTGAGATAGAAATAAAAGATCAATACTATAATATGAAAGAAAAGGTAGAACCAGTAAAACATATTGTAGATATTGCTGAAGAAGCTATGAAATCCTTAGACATAAAACCTTTAATTAAACCTATTAGAGGAGGTACTGATGGCTCTCAGTTATCTTATATGGGCTTACCATGTCCTAACATTTTTGCTGGTGGTCACAACTTTCATGGACGTTATGAGTATGTGCCAGTAGAAAGTATGCAAAAAGCTGTAGAGGTTATTTGTAAGATTGCAGAATTGACGGCTACAAAAATCTCATAG
- a CDS encoding universal stress protein, with the protein MKKIIIPVDFSQHSEYALETGAALAKQHNAELIVMHMLELSESIFSTSGSEKSEETAFMLMVTNKEFEKFLDKPYLEGLSVSPLIKHHKVLKEVSEVASYEKADLVIMGSRGHSDHDGVFTGSNTEKVVRYSDTPVLVVKSKPSSVNFNNVVLSCDFNEESIPAVKNALDTLNKLASKVTLLHVNLPNLSFLSTDEINEKVADFLKLSQLDEKELNIAYASDHMVEDGVLNYAKREGADAVSIITHGRTGLSHFFGGSISEDLVNHSKLPVITFKL; encoded by the coding sequence ATGAAAAAAATTATAATTCCTGTAGATTTCTCTCAACATTCAGAATACGCATTAGAAACTGGTGCAGCATTAGCTAAACAACATAATGCTGAACTTATTGTTATGCATATGCTAGAACTTTCTGAATCTATTTTTTCTACTTCTGGATCAGAAAAAAGTGAAGAAACTGCATTTATGCTAATGGTAACTAACAAAGAATTTGAAAAATTCTTAGACAAACCTTACTTAGAAGGTCTATCTGTTTCACCATTAATTAAGCATCATAAAGTACTAAAAGAAGTATCTGAAGTTGCTAGCTACGAAAAAGCAGATTTGGTTATTATGGGCTCTAGAGGTCATAGTGATCACGACGGTGTGTTTACAGGTTCTAATACCGAAAAAGTAGTACGTTACAGTGACACTCCTGTTTTGGTTGTTAAATCTAAACCTAGCTCTGTAAACTTTAACAACGTTGTATTAAGCTGCGACTTTAACGAAGAAAGCATACCTGCTGTAAAAAATGCTTTAGACACATTAAATAAATTAGCAAGTAAAGTAACTTTACTACATGTAAATCTTCCTAACTTAAGCTTTTTAAGCACAGATGAGATAAACGAAAAAGTAGCTGACTTTTTAAAACTGTCTCAGTTAGACGAAAAAGAACTAAACATTGCTTACGCTTCAGATCATATGGTAGAAGATGGTGTTTTAAACTATGCTAAAAGAGAAGGTGCAGATGCTGTATCTATTATTACTCATGGAAGAACTGGTTTAAGCCATTTCTTTGGTGGTAGTATTTCAGAAGACTTAGTTAACCATTCAAAATTACCAGTAATTACATTTAAGCTTTAA
- a CDS encoding quinone-dependent dihydroorotate dehydrogenase, whose translation MYKAIIRPILFWFDPEKVHHFTFSLIRTISKLPGFKSLFKKLYLVEDEKLERELFGLTFKNPVGLAAGFDKDGKLFNELSNFGFGFIEIGTLTPKPQDGNPKKRLFRLKEDSAIINRMGFNNGGVEEAVERLKKNKGVLIGGNIGKNKVTPNENAVKDYEICFNALFDYVDYFVVNVSSPNTPNLRALQDKEPLTELLKALQVLNFQKPKSKPILLKIAPDLTNEQLDDIIDIVKTTKIDGVIATNTTISREGLLSKNKSEIGGMSGKPLKSRSTEVIKYLSEKSNKAFPIIGVGGIHSAEDALEKIEAGADLVQLYTGFIYEGPKLITSINKALLQKA comes from the coding sequence ATGTATAAAGCAATCATAAGACCGATTTTATTCTGGTTCGATCCAGAAAAAGTACATCATTTTACCTTTTCTTTAATAAGAACAATATCAAAACTACCAGGCTTTAAAAGTCTGTTTAAAAAATTGTATTTAGTTGAAGATGAAAAGCTTGAGCGTGAGCTTTTTGGCTTAACCTTTAAGAATCCGGTTGGTCTTGCCGCTGGTTTTGATAAAGATGGAAAACTCTTTAATGAGTTGTCTAATTTTGGTTTCGGATTTATTGAAATTGGTACACTAACACCAAAACCTCAAGACGGAAATCCAAAAAAACGTTTGTTTAGATTAAAAGAAGATTCAGCCATTATTAACAGAATGGGATTTAACAATGGAGGAGTAGAAGAGGCAGTTGAACGACTAAAAAAGAATAAAGGCGTATTAATTGGAGGTAATATTGGTAAGAATAAAGTAACACCTAATGAAAATGCGGTAAAAGATTATGAAATCTGTTTTAATGCCCTTTTCGATTACGTCGATTATTTTGTAGTTAATGTAAGTTCACCAAATACACCAAATTTAAGAGCATTACAAGATAAAGAGCCATTGACGGAATTACTTAAGGCTTTGCAAGTGCTTAATTTTCAAAAACCTAAGAGCAAACCAATTCTTTTGAAAATAGCTCCAGATTTAACAAATGAGCAACTCGATGATATCATTGACATTGTAAAAACAACGAAAATAGATGGTGTAATTGCAACAAACACAACTATTTCTCGTGAAGGTTTACTAAGCAAAAACAAATCTGAAATCGGAGGTATGAGTGGTAAACCATTAAAATCGCGCTCTACAGAAGTGATTAAATACTTGTCTGAAAAAAGCAATAAAGCTTTTCCGATTATTGGAGTAGGAGGTATTCATTCGGCTGAAGATGCTTTAGAAAAAATAGAAGCTGGTGCAGATTTAGTACAATTATATACTGGCTTTATTTACGAAGGCCCTAAACTCATTACTTCCATAAATAAGGCATTACTTCAAAAAGCATAA